A genomic segment from Aegilops tauschii subsp. strangulata cultivar AL8/78 chromosome 1, Aet v6.0, whole genome shotgun sequence encodes:
- the LOC109774073 gene encoding E3 ubiquitin-protein ligase KEG, with the protein MRVPCCSLCHVRYDEDERAPLLLHCGHGFCRACLARMLAAAPGAVLPCPRCRHPTAVGNSVSALRKNFPILSLLSDSPSSPSFLHSDSGSSDEDDEDDFFARPKRAPAAAPAPAAGPPPCTSVDLASHPDLKLARRIGSGPPGPAGQEVCAGTLSRAGRPGGAKRCKHPVAVKRVPLSAADELEGVHQEEVERLRRASTWCRNVCTFHGAVKVDGHLCFVMDRYPGSVQEEMRQNGGRLTLEQILRYGADIARGVAELHAAGIVCMSIKPSNILLDANGHAVVSDYGLSAILKNLTSRKVPDDSNMSGMDATVLSPNYTAPEAWGPLKKSLNLFWDSANGISPESDAWSFGCTLVEMCTGAVPWTGLSAEDIYKSVVKEKKPPPQYSRVVGVGLPGELWKMIGDCLQFRASRRPSFQDMLKTFLRHLLEIPRSPPASPENDFTNVSLPNGVEPSRTSMLDLVHDNPNALHHLVCEGNATGVRDLLAEAASMENSSLIHSLLEAQNTDGYTALHLACRRGSAELVEAIVAYQQNVDILDKDESPPIVFALAAGSPECVRALIRRSANVNSMLREGLGPSLAHICAHHGQPECMQELLMAGADPNAVDGEGESILHIAVAKRYTDCAIVILENGGCSSMSIPNSQNKTPLHLCIETWNASLVKRWVEVASKEQIVEAVDVPSPVGTALCMAAALKKEHEKEGRELVRILLAVGADPTAQDDPHCRTALHTAAMINDAELVKIILDAGVDVNIRNAQNTTPLHVALNRGANSCVGLLLAAGADCNLQDDDGDNSFHIAADASKMIRENLTWVVQMLEHPSPAVDVRNHRGWTLRDFLERLPREWISEELMEKLEDKGVHLSPTIYEVADWVKFRRTVTSPDFGWQGAGPKSIGFVQSIVDNDHLIVSFCSGEARVLTSEVIKVIPLNRGQHVQLKADILEPRFGWRGQSRDSIGTVLCVDDDGILRVGFPGASRGWRADPAEIERVEEYKVGNWVRIRPSLTVAVHGMESITPGSVGVVYSIRPDSSLLLGLCYLSNPWLCEPEEVEHVDPFKIGHQVCVKRSIAEPRYGWGGETHHSVGKIIDIESDGLLIIDIPNRSASWQADPSDMEKIDDFKVGDWVRVKATVPSPKYGWEDVTRSSIGVVHSLEEDGDMGVAFCFRSKLFLCSVADIEKAQPFEVGEKVHVLPSISEPRLGWSNETAATIGAISRIDMDGTLNVKVSGRNSLWKVAPGDAERLSAFEVGDWVRLKPSIGSRPTYDWNSVGKISIAVVHSIQDSGYLELAGCFRKGKWLTHNTDIEKVQSFRIGLHVRFRAGISEPRWGWRDAKPDSRGIIAGVHADGEVRVAIFGVPGLWRGDPADLEIEQVFEVGDWVRLKNDADDWKSLKPGSIGVVHGIGYEDDAWDGTIHVAFCGEQERWIGFSSQLEGVSRFVVGQRVRIRGCIRQPRFGWSNHNHSSIGTISSIDADGKLRIHTPAGARAWLIDPAEVEKVVEEEEVCIGDWVKVKDSVVTPTYQWGDVNHNSIGVAHRAGDGELWVSFCFCERLWLCKGWEVEKVRPFRQGDRVRIRPGLVAPRWGWGMETYASKGEVIGVDANGKLRIKFRWRDRLWVGDPADVILDDTPSPTEASNGGFCS; encoded by the exons ATGCGGGTGCCGTGCTGCTCGCTCTGCCACGTCCGCTACGACGAGGACGAGCGCGCGCCGCTGCTCCTCCACTGCGGCCACGGCTTCTGCCGCGCCTGCCTCGCGCGCATGCTCGCCGCCGCGCCGGGCGCCGTCCTCCCCTGCCCGCGCTGCCGCCACCCCACCGCCGTCGGCAACTCCGTCTCCGCGCTCCGCAAGAACTTccccatcctctccctcctctccgactccccctcctccccctccttcctGCACTCCGACTCCGGCTCCTCCGACGAAGACGACGAGGACGACTTCTTCGCCCGCCCCAAGCGCGCCcctgccgccgcccccgcgcccgccGCCGGGCCGCCACCCTGCACCTCCGTCGACCTCGCTTCGCACCCGGACCTCAAGCTAGCCCGCCGCATCGGGAGCGGCCCGCCTGGCCCCGCCGGCCAGGAGGTGTGTGCCGGCACGCTGTCCCGTGCTGGCCGCCCCGGTGGTGCCAAGAGATGTAAGCACCCGGTGGCGGTCAAGAGGGTGCCCCTGTCAGCGGCGGACGAGCTTGAGGGCGTTCATCAGGAGGAAGTAGAGCGGTTGAGACGAGCCTCCACTTGGTGCCGGAATGTCTGCACCTTCCATGGCGCCGTCAAGGTCGACGGCCACCTCTGCTTCGTCATGGATCGGTACCCAGGGTCTGTGCAGGAAGAGATGCGGCAGAATGGTGGACGCCTCACGCTTGAGCAGATCCTCAG GTACGGAGCAGATATTGCTCGTGGGGTAGCAGAGCTACATGCAGCGGGTATTGTTTGTATGAGTATAAAGCCGTCCAATATTCTTTTAGATGCAAACGGCCACGCAGTCGTCTCCGACTACGGTCTTTCGGCAATTTTGAAGAACCTCACTAGTCGGAAAGTGCCTGATGACTCCAACATGTCTGGCATGGATGCTACGGTGCTTAGTCCCAATTATACAGCCCCAGAGGCATGGGGACCATTGAAGAAGTCACTGAATCTGTTTTGGGATAGTGCAAATGGAATATCACCAGAGTCAGATGCATGGAGTTTTGGATGTACACTTGTGGAAATGTGCACTGGAGCTGTTCC ATGGACTGGGCTAAGTGCAGAGGACATTTATAAGTCTGTTGTAAAAGAAAAGAAGCCACCTCCACAGTATTCAAGAGTAGTAGGTGTAGGACTTCCTGGAGAGTTGTGGAAGATGATTGGTGATTGTTTGCAATTCCGTGCCTCGAGAAGACCATCTTTTCAGGACATGCTAAAAACTTTTCTTCGCCATCTACTAGAGATACCAAGGAGCCCTCCTGCAAGTCCCGAGAA TGACTTCACAAATGTAAGCTTGCCGAACGGTGTGGAACCATCACGAACCTCCATGCTGGACCTCGTTCATGATAATCCGAATGCTTTACATCATCTTGTGTGCGAAGGCAATGCTACTGGTGTTAG GGATCTACTTGCAGAGGCCGCCTCAATGGAAAATTCTAGTTTAATTCATTCCCTCTTAGAAGCACAAAATACAGATGGATACACTGCGTTGCATTTAGCATGCCGTAGAGGCTCGGCAGAGCTTGTGGAAGCTATTGTAGCTTACCAACAGAATGTAGACATATTAGACAAGGATGAAAGCCCTCCAATTGTATTTGCTTTGGCTGCTGGCTCTCCAGAATGTGTTCGTGCACTTATAAGGAGATCTGCTAATGTTAATTCTATGCTAAGAGAAGGCCTTGGTCCTTCTCTTGCACATATCTGTGCTCATCATGGTCAACCAGAGTGCATGCAA GAATTGCTCATGGCTGGAGCTGATCCCAATGCAGTAGATGGAGAAGGTGAATCTATTCTGCATATTGCTGTGGCCAAGAGATATACCGACTGTGCTATTGTCATACTGGAAAATGGAGGTTGCAGTTCTATGAGCATACCAAATTCCCAGAATAAGAC GCCATTGCATTTATGTATCGAGACATGGAACGCCAGTTTGGTGAAAAGATGGGTCGAAGTTGCATCGAAAGAGCAGATAGTTGAAGCAGTTGATGTACCTAGCCCTGTTGGAACAGCTTTGTGCATGGCAGCTGCTCTTAAAAAGGAGCACGAGAAAG AGGGCCGAGAGCTGGTAAGAATATTGCTGGCTGTCGGTGCTGATCCTACAGCACAAGATGACCCACATTGCCGAACTGCATTGCATACTGCAGCAATGATCAACGATGCAGAATTGGTAAAG ATTATTCTTGATGCTGGAGTCGATGTAAATATAAGAAATGCTCAGAACACAACACCACTTCATGTTGCATTGAACAGAGGGGCAAACTCATGTGTTGGCTTGCTTTTAGCTGCTGGGGCAGATTGTAATCTACAG GATGACGACGGTGATAATTCCTTTCACATAGCTGCTGATGCATCCAAAATGATTCGGGAAAACCTGACTTGGGTTGTTCAAATGCTGGAGCATCCATCACCTGCTGTTGATGTGAGAAACCACAG AGGGTGGACACTGCGAGATTTTCTTGAGAGGCTCCCACGAGAATGGATTTCTGAAGAACTGATGGAAAAACTTGAAGATAAAGGTGTTCATCTTTCCCCAACCAT ATATGAGGTTGCGGATTGGGTTAAATTTAGAAGAACAGTTACCTCTCCGGATTTTGGCTGGCAAGGTGCTGGACCCAAAAGCATTGGCTTTGTCCAGTCTATTGTTGACAATGACCACCTTATTGTGTCATTTTGCTCTGGAGAAGCTCGTGTTTTGACCAGTGAAGTTATCAAGGTCATTCCATTGAATAGGGGCCAGCATGTGCAGCTCAAAGCTGATATTTTAGAGCCAAG ATTTGGATGGCGTGGTCAGTCACGAGATAGCATTGGCACAGTTCTCTGTGTCGATGATGATGGAATCTTGAGAGTTGGTTTTCCAGGAGCTTCCAGGGGATGGAGGGCTGATCCTGCTGAAATCGAAAGGGTTGAAGAATATAAGGTTGGCAACTGGGTCCGGATTCGTCCCTCACTAACGGTTGCCGTACATGGCATGGAATCTATTACTCCTGGAAGCGTCGGTGTTGTATACTCGATCAGACCAGACAGCAGCCTCCTACTGGGCCTCTGCTATCTGTCCAATCCATGGCTCTGTGAGCCAGAGGAGGTCGAACATGTAGACCCCTTCAAG ATTGGACACCAAGTGTGCGTAAAGAGATCTATTGCAGAGCCCAGATACGGCTGGGGTGGTGAAACTCATCACAGCGTGGGAAAAATAATCGACATCGAGAGTGATGGTCTGCTCATAATTGATATCCCTAATCGATCTGCATCTTGGCAGGCGGATCCATCAGACATGGAGAAGATCGATGACTTTAAG GTTGGTGATTGGGTTAGAGTCAAAGCAACAGTCCCATCCCCAAAATATGGCTGGGAGGATGTGACTCGTAGCAGTATCGGTGTAGTTCATAGTCTGGAAGAAGATGGTGACATGGGTGTTGCTTTCTGCTTCAGAAGCAAGCTTTTTCTTTGTTCGGTAGCAGACATAGAGAAGGCGCAGCCATTTGAAGTGGGCGAAAAGGTTCATGTGTTACCTTCCATATCTGAGCCACGCCTTGGATGGTCAAATGAAACTGCAGCAACCATTGGGGCCATCTCGAGGATAGACATGGATGGCACTTTAAATGTCAAGGTTTCCGGTAGAAATAGCCTGTGGAAGGTCGCTCCAGGTGATGCTGAGAGGCTCTCAGCTTTTGAGGTTGGAGACTGGGTGCGCTTGAAGCCAAGTATTGGGAGCAGACCTACTTATGATTGGAACAGTGTTGGAAAAATAAGCATAGCAGTGGTCCATAGCATTCAGGACTCTGGTTACTTGGAGTTGGCAGGTTGTTTCAGGAAAGGGAAATGGTTAACTCATAACACAGACATCGAGAAAGTACAGTCCTTTAGGATTGGCCTTCATGTTCGGTTCCGTGCTGGAATTTCAGAGCCGAGATGGGGTTGGAGAGATGCAAAGCCTGATTCGAGAGGCATAATTGCTGGTGTACATGCTGATGGAGAAGTAAGGGTGGCCATCTTTGGTGTGCCTGGGTTGTGGAGAGGTGATCCTGCAGATCTTGAGATTGAGCAAGTCTTTGAGGTTGGAGACTGGGTAAGGCTGAAGAACGATGCGGATGACTGGAAGTCACTCAAACCAGGTAGCATCGGGGTGGTGCATGGGATTGGATATGAAGATGATGCTTGGGATGGAACAATTCATGTGGCATTTTGCGGTGAGCAGGAAAGGTGGATAGGGTTTTCTAGCCAGCTTGAAGGAGTCAGCAGGTTTGTCGTTGGGCAGCGTGTGCGGATCAGAGGTTGTATCCGTCAGCCAAGATTTGGTTGGTCCAATCATAATCATTCAAGTATAGGGACCATCTCATCTATTGATGCTGATGGGAAGCTAAGGATTCACACACCAGCTGGTGCGAGGGCTTGGTTGATAGACCCAGCCGAGGTGGAgaaagtggtggaagaggaggaaGTCTGCATTGGAGACTGGGTAAAGGTTAAGGACTCGGTTGTAACCCCCACATATCAATGGGGTGATGTGAACCACAACAGCATAGGGGTGGCCCACAGGGCTGGGGATGGGGAGCTCTGGGTTTCTTTCTGTTTCTGCGAGAGACTATGGTTATGCAAAGGTTGGGAGGTGGAGAAGGTTAGGCCCTTCCGGCAAGGCGACAGAGTACGGATCCGACCTGGTCTTGTTGCCCCGAGGTGGGGATGGGGTATGGAGACATATGCAAGCAAAGGTGAGGTTATAGGTGTGGATGCAAATGGGAAGCTGAGGATCAAGTTTCGGTGGAGGGACCGACTTTGGGTCGGGGACCCTGCTGATGTCATTCTCGATGATACCCCATCACCGACGGAAGCTTCTAATGGCGGCTTTTGTTCATAG